The nucleotide window TTCACCCTGGCCGCCATGGCCGCTGACGACTACCCGGCCCTGCCGCAGATGCCCTCCGTGGCGGGCGTCATCGACGCCGGTGAGCTGGCCAAGGCTGTCAGCCAGGTGTTCACTGCCGCCTCCCGCGATGAGACCCTGCCCATGTTGACCTCCGTGGAGATCGAAGTTGAGGGAAGCACCCTGACCCTCCTGGCCACCGACCGCTACCGCCTGGCCATGCGCGAGATGCAGTGGTCGCCTGCTGAGGAGTCCATCTCCACCACCGCATTGCTCAAGGCCCGCACACTTTCCGACGTCGCCAAGTCCCTGACCAGCTCCGGTGACGTGACCGTGGCCCTCAGTGAGGAGGGTGCCAACTCCGCAGGCCTGATCGGTTTTGAAGCCGGTGGGCGCCGCACCACCTCCCTGCTCACCGACGGCGACTACCCGCCCGTGCGCCGACTCTTCCCTGAAAGCACCACGATCCACGCGACCGTCGGTAAGGAGGAACTCATTGCTGCGGTGCGCCGCGTGAGCCTGGTGGCTGAACGCTCCACCCCTATCCGCCTGTCATTCACCCAGGGCAGCCTTTCCCTGGAGGCCGGTCAGGGCGACGACGCCCAGGCCAGTGAGAACCTGGTGGCCCACTTGGAGGGCGAGGACATTTCTACTGCCTTCAACCCCGGCTACCTGCTGGATGGCCTGGGTGCTCTGAGCACCCCGTATGTGCGCCTAGACTTCACCCACCCCTCTAAGCCTGCGGTACTCACCGGCATGGACTCGATTGGCGGCCAAGAGGAACCGAGTTTCCGCTACCTGATCATGCCGATCCGCTTTGGAGCCTGAGCCCTCTCCTGGCGAGGGCCGGGAGCCAGTGTTCGCACCATGTATGTCTCTGACCTCGCGCTAACGGATTTCCGTTCCTACCGGGAACTGCTGATCCAACTTGGGCCGGGGCCGACCGCCATCGTAGGCTCCAATGGGCAGGGCAAAACCAACCTGGTGGAGGCCATCGCCTATCTCTCCGCCCTGTCCAGTCACCGTGCCGGTCAAGACACCACCCTGGTGCGCCGCGCCGCCCGTGGAGAAGCCCAACCAACCGGGGCGGTGGTGCGGGCCAAAGTGGTGCATGGTCAAAGACCCAGCGTGCTGGAGCTTGAGATCATTTCCGGCAAGGCCAACCGTGCCCGCCTCAACCGCGCTGCTGTGCGCCCCCGTGAGCTGCTTGGAGTGCTGCGCACCGTAGTTTTTGCCCCCGAGGATCTCCAAATGGTGCGGGAGGAGCCGGCGGTACGCCGTCGTTTCCTGGATGATCTGGCGATTCAGCTGACCCCGCGTCTAGCTGGGGTGCGTGCCGACCATGAGCGGATTTTGGCCCAGCGGGCAGGACTGCTGAAATCCGCTCGCGCCCAGCGAACCCCTACCAAGACCTTGGAAACCACCCTGGAAATTTGGGATGCGCAACTGGCAGCGGCTGCGGCCCAGTTGATCGCCGCCCGGATCGACGTCGTGGCACGGCTGCGGCCCTGGGTGGCCTCCCGCTACGAGTCCATCAGTCTGGGCCAGTCCGCAGCCATGATCGCTTACCGCTCCAGTTTGCTGGAGCATGAGGGTGCCTCCGAGCCCGACCCCCAGGGTGACCCTGCACAGCTGGAGGCCCAGCTGGCTGACATCCCAGCCACCACTGCTCGCTTGGTGGCCGCCATGGGGGCTTTGCACGCCAAAGAGATTGACCGGGGCGTGAACCTGGTGGGGGCACACCGCGATGACCTCGCCCTGTTCCTGGGGAATCTGTCGGCCAAGGGTTTTGCCTCTCACGGTGAGCAGTGGTCCCTGGCCTTGGCGCTACGTCTAGCCTCCTACGAAATGCTGCGCCACGACGTGGACGCCTTTGGGGGCGACGGCGAACCCGTGCTGGTGCTCGACGACGTCTTTGCCTCCCTGGACGCGCGCCGCCGCGCCGCCCTGGCGGGTATGGTGGCCGGGGCCCAACAGGTGCTGTTGACTGCTGCCGTAGATGAGGATGTGCCTGCCGAGCTGGTCGGGGCGCGCCTGCGAGTGCAGGACTCGGAGGTAAGCCGTGGCTGAGACTTGGGAGATCGCCGCAGATGCCTTGGCTCAGCGCGCCTTGGCCCGGCAGGTCTCAGTGGCCTGGGACCGGGGTCTGGCACGCCGCGCTGCCCCCCGGCGGATCGAGGCCGGGCAGGTGGCCCCCTGGGACCAGCAGCGGGGGGCGGCTGACGCCAGTTCTGAGGACCTGGACCCACAGGCCCCTGCAGCACCCGGCCTGGCACCCGGTAAGGGTCGGCCTAGGCCCAGCCGCTTTGACCCCCACCTGGCTTCCAAGGCCCTCCGGGCCACCGCCCGCGAGAAGGGCTGGAACGGCAAGCTACGTATGGCCATGGTGATTGTGCGCTGGCCTGAGCTGGTGGGTGAGCAGGTGGCCGAGCACTGCGTGGTGGAGTCCTTTGACGAGGGCGTCCTGACGGTTAGGGCCTCCTCCTCCGCCTGGGCCCAGCAGTTGCGGTTGCTACAGCCGCGCATTGAGTCCCTGATGGCTGGGCAGATCGGCCCGGGTGCGGTAGCCAAGATGACGGTGTTGGGGCCACAGGGTCCCTGCTGGCGTCATGGCAAACGCATTGTGCGCGACGCCCGCGGCCCGCGCGACACTTATGGCTGAGCCTGGGAAACCGGGTGTATCTGTCACCGATCCCGGTTCGCGGCGCTGTTGCCACAGGGCGGTCCGATGCTGAACTGCAACACTTGAAATTGACCTGAAGCTAGGTGACCTGGGCCACGGCCCAACAGCGCGCGCGATGCTCGGAAACAAGGCAGTACAGGCTAGAATCGCCCTGGAAATGCCATGGTACGCCCAAGGCTCTACGCACGTACCCCACCACACGGACGGGGGTCATGCGCCTCAGGAGCCCACAGCGGTGCCGTCGCCGGACCATAACGCACCCATCACCGGGGTGCCTGCCCGGCAC belongs to Actinomyces trachealis and includes:
- the dnaN gene encoding DNA polymerase III subunit beta is translated as MKLRVDRDVLAEAVTWTARSLPQRPPVPVLAGVRLEAEGSSLTLSSFDYEISARCEVAAEVEEPGIVLVSGRLLADIAKALPAKPVDLDVDGTKVIVNCGSAHFTLAAMAADDYPALPQMPSVAGVIDAGELAKAVSQVFTAASRDETLPMLTSVEIEVEGSTLTLLATDRYRLAMREMQWSPAEESISTTALLKARTLSDVAKSLTSSGDVTVALSEEGANSAGLIGFEAGGRRTTSLLTDGDYPPVRRLFPESTTIHATVGKEELIAAVRRVSLVAERSTPIRLSFTQGSLSLEAGQGDDAQASENLVAHLEGEDISTAFNPGYLLDGLGALSTPYVRLDFTHPSKPAVLTGMDSIGGQEEPSFRYLIMPIRFGA
- the recF gene encoding DNA replication/repair protein RecF (All proteins in this family for which functions are known are DNA-binding proteins that assist the filamentation of RecA onto DNA for the initiation of recombination or recombinational repair.), whose amino-acid sequence is MYVSDLALTDFRSYRELLIQLGPGPTAIVGSNGQGKTNLVEAIAYLSALSSHRAGQDTTLVRRAARGEAQPTGAVVRAKVVHGQRPSVLELEIISGKANRARLNRAAVRPRELLGVLRTVVFAPEDLQMVREEPAVRRRFLDDLAIQLTPRLAGVRADHERILAQRAGLLKSARAQRTPTKTLETTLEIWDAQLAAAAAQLIAARIDVVARLRPWVASRYESISLGQSAAMIAYRSSLLEHEGASEPDPQGDPAQLEAQLADIPATTARLVAAMGALHAKEIDRGVNLVGAHRDDLALFLGNLSAKGFASHGEQWSLALALRLASYEMLRHDVDAFGGDGEPVLVLDDVFASLDARRRAALAGMVAGAQQVLLTAAVDEDVPAELVGARLRVQDSEVSRG
- a CDS encoding DUF721 domain-containing protein yields the protein MAETWEIAADALAQRALARQVSVAWDRGLARRAAPRRIEAGQVAPWDQQRGAADASSEDLDPQAPAAPGLAPGKGRPRPSRFDPHLASKALRATAREKGWNGKLRMAMVIVRWPELVGEQVAEHCVVESFDEGVLTVRASSSAWAQQLRLLQPRIESLMAGQIGPGAVAKMTVLGPQGPCWRHGKRIVRDARGPRDTYG